Proteins from one Mucilaginibacter jinjuensis genomic window:
- a CDS encoding GDSL-type esterase/lipase family protein, translated as MSIRKILLLTILLSFSISGALYAQMPSCSAASKFYSKDSINITTFGASTVFGIHGTFQAPLQADFEHCYIGKTVSITNNGVPGETTTQGLVRFPGAIAGRTGFFLILMGANDAIAMYQKRMKISETEKNMRFYVAQALKNNLIPIIGTLQFFNDTKSDQNKAINLYIKQLNALYKKIAKDNNLYVADINKALGRDWTLYGDDIHPNPQGNEVVAFVWFDTVNQAIEDKLLLIGLNQNYPNPVKDDTKIGFSLSQAGRVQIKLYSMTGAIVKNVYDDYQSAGYHELTASMGDLPTGVYIYSMQVGGQHISKKMIVAH; from the coding sequence ATGAGCATCAGGAAGATACTCCTCCTTACTATATTATTATCTTTTTCCATTTCGGGCGCATTATATGCTCAAATGCCGAGTTGTAGTGCAGCATCTAAGTTTTACAGTAAAGACAGCATAAACATTACCACTTTTGGTGCAAGCACAGTATTTGGGATACATGGTACCTTCCAGGCGCCACTACAAGCAGATTTTGAACATTGTTATATCGGTAAAACAGTAAGTATTACTAATAATGGCGTACCCGGCGAAACAACTACGCAAGGTTTAGTGCGCTTTCCGGGGGCAATAGCAGGCCGTACGGGCTTCTTTCTGATATTAATGGGGGCTAATGACGCCATTGCCATGTATCAGAAAAGAATGAAGATCAGTGAAACCGAAAAAAATATGAGGTTTTATGTAGCCCAGGCTTTAAAAAATAACCTGATACCTATTATAGGCACGCTTCAGTTTTTTAACGATACCAAAAGCGATCAGAATAAAGCCATCAATCTATACATTAAGCAACTCAATGCGCTTTATAAGAAAATTGCGAAGGATAATAATTTATACGTTGCCGATATAAATAAGGCGCTGGGCCGCGACTGGACTTTGTATGGAGATGATATTCACCCTAACCCACAGGGGAACGAAGTGGTAGCTTTTGTTTGGTTTGATACCGTAAACCAGGCTATCGAGGATAAGTTGTTACTAATAGGTTTGAACCAAAATTATCCAAACCCGGTAAAAGATGATACTAAAATAGGTTTTAGTTTATCGCAGGCCGGCAGGGTTCAAATTAAACTTTACAGTATGACCGGGGCTATCGTTAAAAATGTTTATGACGATTATCAGAGCGCCGGCTACCACGAACTAACTGCCTCTATGGGCGATTTACCTACCGGTGTTTATATATATTCTATGCAGGTGGGTGGGCAGCATATAAGCAAAAAAATGATTGTTGCCCACTAA
- a CDS encoding dipeptidase — protein MEQIKQYIEQNRERFLEELFELLRFPSVSADPKYKDSVLKTADYVAEKLKQAGADNVEVCPTAGYPIVYGEKIIDTTLPTVLVYGHYDVQPPDPLELWKTPPFEPTVRDGKIYARGACDDKGQFYMHVKAFELMMKTDTLPCNIKFMIEGEEEVGSNNLGIYVKANKERLKADVVLISDTSMISMENPSLETGLRGLSYLEVEVVGPNRDLHSGVYGGAVANPITILSKMIASLHDENNHITIPGFYDKVLVLTDEEKKALNSAPYDEEEYKTDLDVQELWGEKGYSTFERTGTRPTLEVNGIWGGYIGEGAKTVLPSKANAKISMRLVPNQTSDEITKIFTDHFEKIAPKSVKVTVTPHHGGEPVVTPTDSVAYKAAQKAITESFGKAPIPTRGGGSIPIVALFEAELGIKTVLMGFGLDSDALHSPNEKYDIFNYYKGIETLPLFHKYFAELSK, from the coding sequence ATGGAACAGATTAAACAATATATCGAACAAAACCGGGAGCGTTTTCTGGAAGAGCTTTTCGAACTATTACGTTTCCCGTCGGTAAGCGCCGACCCTAAGTACAAAGATTCGGTTTTAAAAACTGCCGATTATGTGGCCGAGAAACTGAAACAGGCCGGTGCTGATAATGTAGAGGTATGCCCAACTGCCGGTTACCCTATTGTTTATGGCGAAAAAATTATTGACACTACCCTGCCAACCGTATTGGTTTATGGCCACTACGATGTGCAACCACCGGATCCATTGGAGTTATGGAAAACCCCGCCGTTTGAGCCAACGGTACGTGATGGTAAAATTTATGCCCGTGGCGCCTGCGACGATAAAGGCCAGTTTTACATGCACGTAAAAGCTTTTGAGCTGATGATGAAAACAGACACCCTGCCCTGCAACATTAAATTTATGATTGAGGGTGAGGAAGAAGTAGGTTCAAACAACCTGGGCATTTATGTAAAAGCTAACAAAGAGCGTTTAAAAGCCGATGTGGTTTTAATTTCTGATACCTCGATGATCAGCATGGAAAACCCATCGTTAGAGACTGGTTTACGTGGGTTATCATATCTTGAAGTTGAAGTTGTTGGCCCCAACCGCGATTTACACTCTGGTGTATATGGTGGCGCGGTGGCTAACCCGATCACCATCCTTTCTAAAATGATTGCTTCATTACACGACGAAAACAATCATATTACCATCCCTGGTTTTTATGATAAAGTTTTGGTGCTGACTGATGAAGAGAAAAAAGCATTAAACAGTGCACCTTATGACGAGGAAGAATACAAAACTGATCTTGATGTACAAGAGCTTTGGGGCGAAAAAGGCTATTCAACCTTCGAGCGTACCGGCACACGCCCTACGCTGGAAGTAAACGGTATTTGGGGTGGTTACATTGGCGAAGGGGCTAAAACAGTATTGCCATCAAAGGCCAATGCTAAAATTTCGATGCGTTTGGTACCAAACCAAACTTCGGACGAGATCACCAAGATCTTTACCGATCACTTTGAGAAAATTGCGCCAAAATCTGTTAAAGTAACCGTAACCCCTCACCACGGTGGCGAGCCTGTTGTTACGCCTACTGATAGCGTGGCTTACAAAGCAGCGCAAAAAGCAATTACAGAGTCATTCGGTAAAGCGCCTATCCCAACACGCGGTGGCGGCAGTATCCCAATTGTAGCTTTATTTGAGGCTGAACTGGGCATTAAAACTGTGTTAATGGGCTTTGGTCTAGATAGCGATGCGTTGCACTCACCTAACGAGAAGTACGATATTTTTAACTACTACAAAGGCATTGAAACGCTGCCATTGTTCCATAAATATTTTGCTGAACTTAGTAAATAA
- a CDS encoding mandelate racemase/muconate lactonizing enzyme family protein, giving the protein MEPFTIATGTMDSAQNTFIRVHTDAGIYGVGECSAFPMIVGETQDTCLVMAKEFARLWKGQDALDIPARMQQLHSFTAGNTTIKSAFDIALYDIAAKNADLPLFKFLGGERRDVETDITIGIAAPEYMAQRAMEFKQLGAMILKVKLGKDAKEDVERIRQIREAVGQDMKIRIDANQGWGFDDAVFALQGMGSLSVEFCEQPMRTWYDDKLPELMKLSPVKIMADESVYNHHDARRQINSGSCDYINIKMAKSGGILEARRIHDEAAAKGIPCMMGGMLESRIALSAKLHFVYASPNIHFYDMDTCMLGHLEDPCIGGVSYDGYHLHISDAPGIGADADDDFLAKCERFSV; this is encoded by the coding sequence ATGGAACCCTTTACTATTGCTACCGGCACCATGGATTCGGCACAAAATACTTTTATTCGTGTACATACTGATGCAGGCATTTACGGTGTAGGTGAGTGCTCTGCCTTCCCGATGATTGTTGGTGAAACGCAGGATACCTGCCTGGTAATGGCTAAAGAGTTTGCCCGGTTATGGAAAGGACAGGATGCGTTAGATATCCCAGCCCGCATGCAGCAATTGCATAGTTTCACTGCCGGAAACACGACTATCAAAAGTGCTTTCGATATTGCTTTGTATGACATTGCTGCTAAGAATGCAGATTTGCCACTATTTAAGTTTTTGGGTGGAGAGCGTAGAGATGTGGAAACCGATATTACCATCGGTATTGCTGCACCTGAATATATGGCCCAACGAGCGATGGAATTTAAACAGCTTGGCGCAATGATATTAAAAGTGAAACTGGGTAAAGATGCGAAGGAGGATGTAGAACGCATTCGCCAGATCCGGGAAGCTGTTGGACAGGATATGAAAATCCGCATTGATGCTAACCAGGGCTGGGGTTTTGATGATGCTGTGTTCGCTTTACAAGGAATGGGAAGCTTGAGCGTTGAATTTTGCGAACAGCCCATGCGCACCTGGTATGATGACAAGCTACCCGAACTAATGAAACTTTCGCCTGTGAAAATTATGGCCGATGAAAGCGTTTATAATCATCATGATGCACGCCGACAAATCAATAGCGGTTCATGCGATTATATTAATATTAAGATGGCTAAGTCTGGTGGCATTTTGGAGGCCAGAAGGATTCATGATGAGGCTGCAGCCAAAGGCATCCCATGCATGATGGGTGGTATGCTCGAAAGCCGGATTGCCCTAAGCGCTAAACTACATTTTGTGTACGCCAGCCCGAACATCCATTTTTATGATATGGATACCTGCATGCTTGGTCACCTCGAGGACCCATGCATTGGCGGCGTAAGTTACGATGGTTATCATCTGCACATTTCAGACGCACCCGGTATAGGTGCTGATGCAGATGATGACTTCCTGGCTAAATGCGAGCGTTTTAGTGTATAG
- a CDS encoding helix-turn-helix domain-containing protein, whose translation MNDHKDKANKSVGKNIRTLRHKRGWSQEDIANKLGISIPAFSKIETGVTDINLSRLEQIAKIYEISVVNLITLEEEVIEPQLIQLNSIQKKLTDREFEIAHLQRKVIELYEELHNRTSSFAS comes from the coding sequence ATGAACGACCACAAAGACAAAGCCAACAAATCTGTAGGGAAAAACATTCGTACGCTTAGGCACAAACGCGGATGGAGCCAGGAAGACATCGCTAATAAATTAGGTATTTCAATTCCGGCTTTTTCTAAAATTGAAACAGGGGTAACTGACATCAATCTTTCGAGATTAGAGCAGATTGCAAAAATTTACGAAATAAGCGTAGTAAACTTAATAACACTTGAAGAAGAAGTTATTGAGCCGCAACTGATCCAGTTAAATTCGATCCAGAAAAAATTGACTGACCGTGAGTTTGAAATTGCACACCTGCAGCGCAAGGTAATTGAACTTTACGAAGAACTTCACAACCGCACTTCTTCTTTTGCATCATAA
- a CDS encoding tetratricopeptide repeat protein, translating into MKKNLILLFLLSFSLTVYARSTDDVAVDTAQVMKLDSDGYQLRRSDAEQTIAKATKALQLAKKIGYVNGIAESYRVIGVGRDYNGEPEKAIESYLNALTYFQSSKNKIGQAKVYNNIGNLYRDNDYDKALEYLTKALTIANQIGDDELIASIYLNLGNVYTRQKDYYRALSFYNKSNTLFTKLNNTEYKITCMQDMGVAYFNLVQYDKAEAMLLKSNEDAKKFDRPQQIASIDLTLSSLYIAKRDFNQAEKFLEEGISYATIIKSKKLLSDFKYTSYQLEYKRKNFEKALYYLQDIYNKDSIDFTNYVSARIALLQVKHRQDEQQKENAIIILKQKSDRNFFWGVTVVAFLLLIVIILLIGNIRRKAETNKRLTELNGEVSRQKDNLDRVNHHLEEIIDERTKDLQIKNRKLSEYSSYLSHQIRGPIATLKGLINLEKEGLVNKEECFNMMDKCVSEIDNKIMDMSDMLHDQDRTGM; encoded by the coding sequence ATGAAAAAAAATCTGATATTACTGTTCCTTCTTTCTTTTTCACTAACTGTTTACGCAAGATCAACGGATGATGTTGCTGTAGATACAGCCCAGGTAATGAAGTTAGATAGTGACGGTTATCAGTTGCGCCGTTCTGATGCAGAGCAAACCATAGCTAAGGCTACAAAGGCATTGCAACTGGCCAAAAAAATAGGATATGTTAATGGTATTGCAGAATCATATCGGGTTATTGGTGTAGGGCGTGATTATAACGGCGAACCCGAAAAAGCGATAGAAAGTTATCTGAATGCTTTAACATACTTTCAAAGTTCAAAAAATAAAATAGGGCAGGCCAAGGTATATAATAATATCGGTAACCTTTATCGCGACAATGATTATGACAAGGCGCTTGAATACCTCACAAAAGCCCTTACAATAGCTAACCAAATAGGCGACGACGAACTTATAGCTTCTATTTACCTCAATCTCGGTAACGTTTACACCCGGCAAAAAGACTATTACAGGGCATTATCTTTTTATAATAAAAGTAACACGCTTTTCACTAAGCTTAATAATACCGAATACAAGATTACCTGTATGCAGGATATGGGCGTAGCGTACTTTAACCTGGTACAGTACGATAAAGCAGAAGCTATGCTTTTGAAAAGCAATGAAGACGCTAAAAAGTTTGACAGGCCGCAACAAATTGCCAGTATTGACCTTACCCTGTCGTCTTTATATATCGCTAAAAGGGATTTTAACCAGGCTGAGAAGTTTTTGGAAGAAGGGATCTCTTACGCCACCATTATTAAAAGCAAGAAACTGCTTTCTGATTTTAAATACACCTCCTATCAGCTGGAATACAAGCGCAAAAATTTTGAGAAGGCGCTTTACTACCTGCAGGATATCTACAATAAGGATAGTATTGATTTTACAAACTATGTTTCGGCCCGTATAGCCTTATTACAGGTAAAGCACAGACAGGACGAGCAGCAAAAAGAAAACGCGATTATTATACTGAAGCAAAAAAGCGACCGTAACTTCTTTTGGGGAGTTACTGTGGTGGCTTTCTTATTGCTGATTGTAATTATATTATTGATTGGCAATATCAGACGCAAAGCTGAAACCAATAAAAGGCTTACAGAGCTTAACGGCGAGGTATCACGCCAGAAAGATAACCTCGACAGGGTTAACCATCACCTCGAGGAAATTATCGACGAGCGTACCAAAGACCTTCAGATCAAGAACAGAAAACTCTCTGAATACTCATCATACCTATCGCACCAGATACGCGGGCCAATAGCAACTCTTAAAGGGCTCATTAACCTAGAAAAAGAAGGTTTAGTGAACAAAGAGGAGTGCTTTAATATGATGGACAAATGCGTATCCGAAATCGACAACAAGATTATGGATATGAGCGATATGCTGCACGACCAGGATAGAACCGGTATGTAA
- a CDS encoding DUF4290 domain-containing protein, translated as MASLTKPVSEFDYNSTRNKLILSEYGRNVQNMVKYIVELPTKEERNRYAQVVIDLMGFLNPHLRDVADFKHKLWDHLQIISNYQIDVDAPYPPPEPEVLAAKPAPLRYPNQRIKYKHYGKTIELMMDKAKSIEEPARKQHMVQAIANFMKMAYVQWNKDSVADESIISDLKAMSNGELTLEENVNLNRVEYRTPPPNNNNRGRTNNQNNNPRNNNNARNNNNNPRNNNQNNNNNRNRNMGGKKY; from the coding sequence ATGGCGTCACTTACTAAGCCGGTTTCTGAATTTGATTACAATTCAACCAGAAACAAACTGATCCTGTCTGAATACGGTCGTAACGTACAGAACATGGTTAAATATATTGTTGAACTACCCACCAAAGAAGAACGTAACCGTTATGCACAGGTTGTAATAGACCTGATGGGTTTTCTAAACCCGCACCTGCGCGATGTTGCCGACTTTAAGCATAAGCTTTGGGACCACCTTCAAATTATATCTAACTACCAGATAGATGTTGACGCACCTTACCCGCCACCAGAGCCTGAAGTATTGGCTGCTAAACCGGCTCCATTAAGATACCCTAACCAGCGGATCAAATACAAACACTATGGTAAAACCATCGAACTGATGATGGATAAAGCCAAAAGCATTGAAGAGCCTGCCCGCAAGCAGCACATGGTACAAGCCATTGCCAACTTTATGAAAATGGCTTACGTACAATGGAACAAAGATTCGGTAGCTGACGAAAGCATCATATCTGATCTGAAAGCAATGTCGAACGGTGAGCTTACCTTAGAAGAAAACGTAAACCTTAACCGTGTTGAATACCGTACACCTCCGCCCAATAATAACAACCGCGGCCGTACCAATAACCAGAATAACAACCCGCGCAACAACAATAACGCACGCAATAACAACAACAATCCGCGTAATAACAACCAGAACAATAATAACAACCGTAACCGTAATATGGGCGGTAAGAAATATTAA
- a CDS encoding deoxyguanosinetriphosphate triphosphohydrolase — MQWDKLLSSKRWGNEHKSYTDPDLARSQFQVDYDRLIFSSPFRRLQNKTQVFPLPGSVFVHNRLTHSLEVASVGRSLGRIFYNKLKKENPQLDEQYPLISEVGNIVAAACIAHDMGNPAFGHSGESAISNYFIEGEGKQYKDQLNEHQWADLINFEGNANALRILTHSFTGKGNGAFALTYSTLAAIVKYPCEAIVGGDKKHIYTKKYGFFQSEKAVFEKIAVELGLAQAQEDPIKYKRHPLVYLVEAADDICYNIIDLEDAHRLKILSYEQVEVLLLPLCESPTLPDKLKADFGDDDAKVSFMRAIAIGKLVTACSDIFFNNQEEILKGDFNKSLTDVLPENLAIAWKAIETISIKKIYNYHSVIEIEVAGYKVMGGLLEEFIPALINNESKYHKKLVNLIPAQFINDKPDLYSKIQSVLDFVSGMTDIYAVEMYRKIKGISFPSIH, encoded by the coding sequence ATGCAATGGGATAAGCTGCTGTCATCAAAAAGATGGGGCAACGAACATAAAAGTTATACAGACCCGGACTTGGCCAGGTCGCAGTTCCAGGTTGATTATGACCGGCTGATATTTTCATCCCCTTTCCGCAGGCTGCAAAACAAAACCCAGGTTTTCCCATTACCGGGCAGTGTATTTGTACATAACCGCCTCACGCACAGCCTTGAGGTTGCCAGCGTTGGCCGATCATTAGGCCGAATATTTTACAACAAACTCAAAAAAGAAAATCCACAGCTCGATGAGCAATACCCGCTGATTAGCGAGGTGGGCAATATAGTTGCCGCAGCTTGTATAGCGCACGATATGGGTAACCCCGCCTTCGGTCACTCGGGCGAGAGCGCCATTTCTAATTATTTTATTGAGGGCGAAGGCAAGCAATACAAAGATCAGCTCAACGAACATCAATGGGCCGATCTCATTAATTTTGAAGGTAATGCCAATGCACTTCGCATACTGACGCACTCGTTTACCGGTAAAGGCAATGGGGCATTTGCACTCACCTACTCTACTTTAGCGGCCATTGTTAAATACCCCTGCGAGGCTATTGTTGGTGGTGATAAAAAGCATATCTACACTAAAAAATATGGTTTCTTCCAATCGGAGAAGGCAGTTTTTGAGAAGATTGCTGTAGAACTTGGTTTAGCCCAGGCACAGGAAGATCCTATTAAATATAAACGCCATCCGCTGGTTTATTTGGTTGAAGCGGCCGATGATATTTGTTATAACATCATCGATCTGGAAGATGCTCACCGCCTCAAAATATTATCATACGAACAGGTTGAAGTGCTTTTACTTCCGCTTTGCGAAAGCCCTACGCTACCGGATAAATTAAAGGCCGATTTTGGCGATGATGATGCCAAGGTAAGCTTTATGCGGGCAATTGCCATTGGTAAGCTGGTTACGGCTTGCTCAGATATCTTCTTCAATAACCAGGAAGAAATTTTAAAGGGTGATTTCAACAAGAGCCTGACTGATGTATTGCCCGAAAACTTAGCTATAGCCTGGAAAGCAATTGAAACTATTTCCATCAAAAAGATCTATAACTATCATTCGGTAATAGAAATTGAAGTGGCTGGTTATAAAGTAATGGGTGGATTATTGGAAGAATTTATCCCAGCCTTAATCAACAACGAAAGCAAATACCATAAAAAATTAGTGAACCTTATCCCAGCACAGTTTATCAATGACAAACCTGATCTATACTCTAAGATCCAAAGTGTACTGGATTTTGTATCAGGCATGACAGATATTTACGCCGTTGAAATGTACCGGAAGATAAAAGGCATCTCCTTCCCTTCTATACACTAA